GACGGTGGCGCCGGCGCCAACCGTAGCGGCGTCAAGCAGCGTGGATGCAGATTGTGAGGTCAATACACCAAGATCGTCGTGATAATAATTGGCCGCTCTCCGCCAGCCGGAATGTTCAAATTCATTGAACGCGTCCGGATTGAAGGAGCTGGGGCCAGTGTTTTTTTCGCTCATGACTGAGCCTCCTCGGGCATCTCCGCCGATCCTCACACGCGTAGTGGGGATGGGTAAGAAGTCTACAATCGCCGCTTACGCTAGTCTATTGGGGCCGAACGTCCGAAATGGGTCATGAGCGGCCCTAAACGGGCCTTAGAGTGATCGTCCGCTTTGGACCAGTTAGTGGAACTTCAGGGCCCGATTGTCTGCTTCAGGGGACAAAGCGGTCGTGCCGAGCTGCGCCCCTAAACCGCCGCTGATAGCCACGAGCGGGCATACCCACTCGGTGGCACGAGGTCTGCCGAGCGGAAGCGGAGGGTCGCGAAGTCTGCTATCCTTCGTCGGATCGGACTCGGCGCCCCGCGCCGGCCGCGACAGGTGGGCCGAGCATGACCCAGGCACAAATGCCGGTGCAATTGGCGCCGCCCCTCGACCTCGACGGTTTCCACGAATGGCTCGTCGTGCGCGGCCTGCGCGGCCTGACCCTCGCCGAGCAGCTCGAGGGCTTCTGCGAGCGCGTGGCCGCGGCAGGCTTCCCGATGAAGCGCGCCAGCTTCGGCATGGGCACGCTCCACCCGCGCATCGGCGCCCAGACCTATGTCTGGCACCCGGGGCGGGTCGAGCACATTCCGCGCGACCGCAGCGTGCGGCAGAGCGCGGCGCTCCAGAACAGCCCGGTTAAACTTATGCGGGACGCCGGCATTCGGAGGATGCGCCAGCGGCTCGATGCGAACGACCTGCCCGACATTGAGGTATTCAGCGAGCTGCGCGACGAGGGGCTCCTCGACTACGCCGCCATGATCGTGGCGTTCGAGGAGGAGGGCGCGCTCACGGGCACCATAGCGCCAGGGGTGTTCTTCTCCTGCGCGACCGACGAGCCCGCCGGCTTCGACGACGGCCACCTAGCACAGATCACTAAAGCGCTCTTCTATCTGGCGCTCGCCATCAAGTCGCGCGCGACCTTCGACGTCGCCACGGCCGTGCTCGAGACCTATCTCGGCGAGGATCCCGGACGGCGGGTGCTGACCGGCGCCATCGACCGTGGCTCGGTCGAAACCATCCGGGCGGTGATCTGGATCTGCGATCTGCGCGGCTTCACCCGGCTCTCCGACACCTTGCCGCAGGGCGAGATCGTCGCGCTGCTCGACGACTATCTCGATCTGATGGCGGGACCCTTGCGCGAGAACAACGGCCAGATCCTGAAGTTCACCGGCGACGGATTCCTGGCGACCTTCGATCTGACCGGGCTCGACGGCGAGGCGGTGTGCCGGAACGCGCTCAAGGCCGCGGCCGAGCTGCGGGCGGCCCTCCCGGCCTTCAACGAGGCGCGCGCCAAGGCCTGCAAGCCGGTGACCGAGTTCGGCCTGGCGCTCCATCTGGGCGACGTGCTCTACGGCAATATCGGTGCGCAGGAGCGCCTCGACTTCACGGTGATCGGCCCCGCGGTCAACGAGGCGAGCCGCATCCAGGCGCTGTGCCGGCCGCTCGAGCGCGACATCTTGATCTCGAGCGCTTTCCACGAGATCGCCCGCACCTGCCACGGCGAGCTCGTCTCGCTGGGCCCGATCGCGCTGCGCGGCGTCCGCAAGCCCCAGGAGATCTTCACACTCAAGCCTTGAGGGCTGCACCGGCAAGCGCAGCCAGCCGGGCGCTGACAAATGCGCCGATTCAACTTATCTCTGTTCGGCAAGGTTCGACCAAGCGGGACGAGGGACCGGAGTTGCCTTTCCATCCGAACAGAATCGACAAGAGCCCGATGAATCGGGTTAGGCCAACACCTGATGCCACTCAAGCTGTGCACCGAGGGAAGCGATTCTTGCGGTAGCCAGCCGTGCTCTTTGCTCCCGGCGCGCTCCGATTTTCTTTGCCTTTTTCGTCGCGATCGCTTACGGCGAGACATGACACGGAATTGGGTATTGGCCAACTGTGGTATGTCCGCAAAGGGTCAGGAGCAGAAGAAAACTAACCGTCCGCGCTTCGTCTGATCATCCCTCAATAGCTGACTAAATAGGGCCGAAAGCGGACATCGAGGATCGAATGTCGGCTTAGCGCTCAAAAGCAGTCGTGCTTTCATGCCAGCCTGAACCGCCGGATTTAGCCAAAGGCGGAAGTCGGGGTGAGCGTCTATTGGACTAGGTACCTCGTGTCGCCGCGGCTAAACTTACCCTATGTCCCGGTGCCGGTAAAAATTTGCACATTGGGGAAATGTTGGATTGAAGGTGACCGCTACCATGCGGGATACAGACGACCATCACTGGCTCAATCAGGGCAGCACGTCGAGCGCCGAAGTAAAGAAGACATATGACGATTGGGCCGCCGGTTATGATGACAGCATGGCAGGCTGGGACTATCGCGCACCAAACCAGGCCGCGGCTTATTTGCGCGCCGAAATGCCGCCCGCTTCGCTCATTCTCGACGCCGGCTGCGGCACGGGTCTGACCGGTGCAGCCCTTCGGGCGGCGGGCTTTACCGGCCCCATCGATGGTATCGACAAGAATGAAAAGCTGCTGTTGGTTTGCGCCAAGGGCAAGCGTGGTTATTTCCTGAAGAACCGTTTGAAGCACTATGGTTATACAAATACCAAGGTTCTGGAAGGTGGCTTCTATTTTACAGATGTAAAGGTTGAAAATCCTGTGGGAACCATTCCTCCTGAGGAAATCAAGCGTGTAAAGGGCTTGGGCTGCTTGCAGGATAAGCGCTATCC
This is a stretch of genomic DNA from bacterium. It encodes these proteins:
- a CDS encoding adenylate/guanylate cyclase domain-containing protein; translation: MTQAQMPVQLAPPLDLDGFHEWLVVRGLRGLTLAEQLEGFCERVAAAGFPMKRASFGMGTLHPRIGAQTYVWHPGRVEHIPRDRSVRQSAALQNSPVKLMRDAGIRRMRQRLDANDLPDIEVFSELRDEGLLDYAAMIVAFEEEGALTGTIAPGVFFSCATDEPAGFDDGHLAQITKALFYLALAIKSRATFDVATAVLETYLGEDPGRRVLTGAIDRGSVETIRAVIWICDLRGFTRLSDTLPQGEIVALLDDYLDLMAGPLRENNGQILKFTGDGFLATFDLTGLDGEAVCRNALKAAAELRAALPAFNEARAKACKPVTEFGLALHLGDVLYGNIGAQERLDFTVIGPAVNEASRIQALCRPLERDILISSAFHEIARTCHGELVSLGPIALRGVRKPQEIFTLKP